The following are encoded in a window of Flavobacterium cupriresistens genomic DNA:
- a CDS encoding RNA polymerase sigma factor: MEINSKIEKAKKGDQIAFTFLLDFYWNEVYGFMLKRTENETTAEDITIETFSKAFDKIASYNPEFQFNTWLIAIAKNVYIDLLRKKKTNLFIEITDAEDQQAYNIADTTPSAEDALIKEQNLSRLLQCIKELKPHYQEVIQLRYFQEMSYQEIALKIDEPLSNVKVKLLRAKKLLAEIIERKR, encoded by the coding sequence TTGGAAATAAATTCTAAAATAGAAAAAGCAAAAAAAGGCGATCAGATCGCCTTTACTTTTTTGTTAGATTTTTATTGGAATGAAGTGTACGGATTTATGTTAAAACGTACAGAAAACGAAACCACTGCCGAAGATATTACCATTGAGACCTTCTCAAAAGCTTTTGACAAGATTGCTTCCTACAACCCGGAATTTCAATTCAACACCTGGTTAATTGCAATTGCAAAAAATGTTTATATTGATCTGTTACGTAAAAAGAAAACCAATCTTTTTATAGAAATCACTGATGCTGAGGACCAACAGGCTTACAATATCGCTGACACCACTCCGTCTGCCGAAGATGCTTTAATTAAAGAGCAAAACCTGTCCCGCTTACTACAATGCATCAAAGAATTAAAACCCCACTATCAGGAAGTAATTCAGCTTCGTTATTTTCAGGAAATGAGTTATCAGGAGATTGCACTCAAAATTGATGAGCCTTTAAGCAACGTAAAAGTAAAATTACTACGCGCTAAAAAATTATTAGCCGAAATCATTGAACGCAAAAGATAA
- a CDS encoding energy transducer TonB gives MSKLSIYETKWTDLVFENKNKEYGAYQLRQESAKNSITALFGGLLVIASLGTASMLISKFKKVDVTPIPTDIPISDPLIVTQVDLTHEVTPPPPPPTQQTAATQVTEAVQLTNPVVVAASQAAVEEIAPNTVNAPVVTNTTGNGIATTNVLPSTGNGTGVTPSVPNTNEPVLATALDKMPEFPGGMAKFYTFVGNNFQRPELDAERTLRVYVSFVVEKDGSLTDIMVKNDPGYGMGREAVRVLKSLKTKWTPGILNGKAVRTAYNLPITIKTEAE, from the coding sequence ATGTCAAAACTAAGCATCTATGAAACCAAGTGGACCGATCTTGTTTTCGAAAACAAAAACAAAGAATACGGAGCGTATCAATTGCGCCAAGAAAGTGCTAAAAACTCCATAACAGCCTTATTCGGAGGATTATTGGTTATAGCCTCGTTAGGAACTGCCTCTATGCTGATTAGTAAATTCAAAAAAGTAGACGTAACTCCGATACCAACTGACATTCCAATAAGCGACCCGCTCATTGTTACACAGGTAGATCTGACTCATGAAGTAACACCGCCACCACCTCCTCCGACACAACAAACTGCCGCGACACAGGTAACAGAGGCAGTTCAATTGACAAATCCGGTCGTAGTTGCGGCATCACAGGCTGCTGTTGAAGAAATAGCTCCAAATACAGTTAATGCTCCCGTGGTAACAAATACAACAGGAAATGGAATTGCGACTACAAACGTTTTACCGTCAACCGGTAATGGTACAGGAGTTACTCCATCTGTTCCCAACACTAATGAACCAGTGCTTGCAACTGCATTAGACAAAATGCCGGAATTCCCAGGAGGAATGGCCAAGTTCTATACGTTCGTTGGAAATAATTTCCAAAGACCGGAATTAGACGCCGAAAGAACGTTGAGAGTTTATGTATCTTTTGTAGTTGAAAAAGACGGTTCTTTAACAGATATCATGGTAAAAAATGATCCTGGTTACGGAATGGGAAGAGAAGCTGTTCGCGTTCTAAAATCACTAAAAACAAAATGGACTCCCGGAATCCTAAACGGAAAAGCAGTCCGCACCGCATATAACCTTCCAATAACAATCAAAACGGAAGCTGAATAA